A stretch of Chelmon rostratus isolate fCheRos1 chromosome 18, fCheRos1.pri, whole genome shotgun sequence DNA encodes these proteins:
- the bcl11bb gene encoding B-cell lymphoma/leukemia 11B isoform X3 — protein sequence MIITYRRERWLSSESNHDSGAGSPSPEPSTPSPRRVGLGEHDLLTCGQCQTNFPLGDILVFIEHKRRLCRGPGNRPGSFSKPGETGGVTGVVISPRARSLELGRRSIPVEVGVQVTPSGEEDVARSLTPAKGICPKQERGDKDEPSSYICTTCKQTFTSAWFLLQHAQHTHGIRIYLDNHPVNCSLTPRMALPPPPCADALPRSPLPTFLGDTNNPFHLLRMAAPLLREHPPPPGYLETRLPATPPFVSPPPPPRPPLERLGPEEMGLLSQHPSAFERVMRMTPMEPTSMDFSRRLRELAGNTTNNGGPTPPLSPNRVPPMHRLLSPTLFQPGAKPPAFLTYAPQPPTSQGGHGTSSPPDTQGQNQTQGKSKSCEFCGKIFKFQSNLIVHRRSHTGERPYKCHLCDHACSQASKLKRHMKTHMHNKSGSMSGSPEQGNRAEGGESEEKSREGDSRVMGMDNEEEEEEEEEEEEEEEEEEEELRNGSRPDSNLSEDSQEFSQNRENGPRQSPEDKPLSGDRVSDSGGVGIMHPYNHLDNHLKLNPNKRSLDRQPNGDGGERGGAERERENEREQDRERDEPEDHRPVMNGRISVSEAVSFPGLFQRRPTPITSPSPSNNKRIKIEKEQLDLPPTIPLISPENVYSQLLAGYAASRHFIREPFLGFTDSRQSPFATSSEHSSSETGSLRFSTPPGELMEVGSASGRSGSSTPHLLRGPGPGRPPSSKERRNDTCEYCGKVFKNCSNLTVHRRSHTGERPYKCDLCSYACAQSSKLTRHMKTHGQFGKEVYRCDICHMPFSVYSTLEKHMKKWHGEHLMASEVKLEQADRG from the exons ATGATCATCACGTATAGGAGGGAGAGATGGCTTTCATCAG AGTCCAATCATGATTCCGGGGCCGGATCTCCATCTCCGGAGCCATCCACCCCCAGCCCGCGGAGGGTGGGACTCGGGGAGCACGATCTGCTGACCTGCGGCCAGTGCCAGACCAACTTCCCCCTGGGCGACATCCTGGTTTTCATCGAGCACAAGCGACGTCTGTGCCGGGGGCCCGGAAACAGGCCGGGGTCCTTCTCCAAGCCTGGGGAGACTGGCGGGGTCACGGGCGTTGTCATCTCTCCCAGGGCCAGGTCGCTGGAGCTGGGTAGAAGGTCCATTCCGGTGGAGGTGGGCGTCCAGGTGACCCCCAGCGGGGAGGAGGATGTGGCGAGGAGCCTGACGCCGGCCAAGGGGATCTGCCcaaaacaggagagaggag ATAAAGATGAGCCATCCAGCTACATCTGCACGACCTGCAAGCAGACCTTCACCAGCGCCTGGTTCCTGCTCCAGCATGCCCAGCACACTCACGGCATCCGCATCTACCTGGACAACCACCCAGTCAACTGCTCCCTTACTCCCCGCATGGCTCTGCCTCCACCCCCGTGCGCTGATGCCCTGCCCCGCTCCCCTCTCCCCACGTTCCTTGGCGACACCAACAACCCGTTCCACCTCCTCCGCATGGCTGCGCCCCTGCTCAGGGAACACCCTCCTCCCCCGGGGTATTTGGAGACCCGGCTGCCTGCAACGCCGCCCTTTGTCAGCCCTCCACCGCCGCCTAGACCCCCTCTAGAGCGGCTGGGCCCCGAGGAGATGGGGCTGCTGTCCCAGCACCCCAGTGCCTTTGAGAGGGTGATGCGGATGACCCCCATGGAGCCTACTTCCATGGACTTCTCCCGACGTCTGAGGGAACTGGCGGGCAACACGACCAATAATGGGGGGCCCACACCTCCTCTCTCACCCAACCGTGTGCCACCCATGCACCGCCTGCTGAGTCCCACACTTTTCCAGCCTGGTGCCAAGCCCCCAGCGTTTCTCACCTACGCCCCACAGCCACCAACTTCTCAGGGGGGACACGGTACTTCCAGCCCTCCTGACACCCAGGGACAGAACCAGACCCAGGGGAAGTCCAAATCCTGTGAGTTCTGTGGCAAGATTTTCAAGTTCCAGAGCAACCTGATCGTCCACAGGCGCAGTCACACAGGAGAGAGGCCGTACAAGTGCCATCTATGTGATCATGCCTGTTCCCAGGCCAGCAAGCTTAAGAGGCACATGAAGACACATATGCACAACAAGTCTGGGTCCATGAGTGGCTCCCCAGAACAGGGAAAtagagcagagggaggagaaagtgaagaaaagagTCGAGAGGGTGATTCAAGAGTGATGGGGATGgacaatgaggaggaggaggaggaagaggaggaagaggaggaggaggaggaagaagaggaggaggaactaAGGAATGGAAGTCGGCCAGACTCCAACTTAAGTGAGGACTCCCAGGAGTTCAGCCAGAATAGGGAGAATGGTCCTCGACAGTCTCCTGAGGACAAACCCCTGAGCGGGGATAGAGTAAGTGACAGTGGTGGGGTGGGCATCATGCACCCGTACAACCACCTGGACAATCACCTTAAACTTAACCCTAACAAGAGAAGCCTGGACAGGCAACCTAATGGAGATGGTGGAGAGAGGGGcggagcagaaagagaaagagagaatgagagggagcAGGACAGAGAGCGAGATGAGCCGGAGGACCACAGGCCTGTGATGAACGGCAGGATCAGTGTATCCGAAGCAGTTTCCTTCCCTGGGCTGTTCCAGCGCCGGCCCACCCCCATCACCAGCCCAAGCCCCTCCAACAACAAGAGGATCAAGATAGAGAAGGAACAGCTGGACCTTCCCCCAACCATACCCCTCATCTCCCCTGAGAATGTCTACTCTCAGCTATTAGCTGGCTACGCTGCTTCACGCCACTTCATCAGAGAACCCTTCCTGGGATTCACAGATTCCCGTCAGTCGCCGTTCGCCACCTCCTCCGAGCACTCCTCCTCAGAGACGGGAAGCCTCCGCTTTTCCACCCCGCCCGGGGAGCTGATGGAGGTTGGGAGCGCCTCGGGCCGCAGCGGCAGCAGCACTCCTCACCTCCTGCGGGGACCTGGACCCGGCAGGCCCCCGAGCTCTAAGGAGAGGAGGAACGACACCTGCGAGTACTGTGGTAAGGTGTTCAAGAACTGCAGCAACCTGACGGTGCACCGGCGCAGCCACACAGGGGAACGGCCCTACAAGTGCGACCTGTGCAGCTACGCCTGCGCCCAGAGCTCCAAGCTGACACGCCACATGAAGACCCATGGGCAGTTTGGGAAGGAGGTGTACCGCTGCGACATCTGCCATATGCCCTTCAGCGTCTACAGCACGCTTGAGAAACACATGAAGAAATGGCATGGCGAACATTTGATGGCCAGCGAGGTCAAACTGGAGCAGGCGGACAGAGGTTAA
- the bcl11bb gene encoding B-cell lymphoma/leukemia 11B isoform X4, producing the protein MIISQEMTESNHDSGAGSPSPEPSTPSPRRVGLGEHDLLTCGQCQTNFPLGDILVFIEHKRRLCRGPGNRPGSFSKPGETGGVTGVVISPRARSLELGRRSIPVEVGVQVTPSGEEDVARSLTPAKGICPKQERGDKDEPSSYICTTCKQTFTSAWFLLQHAQHTHGIRIYLDNHPVNCSLTPRMALPPPPCADALPRSPLPTFLGDTNNPFHLLRMAAPLLREHPPPPGYLETRLPATPPFVSPPPPPRPPLERLGPEEMGLLSQHPSAFERVMRMTPMEPTSMDFSRRLRELAGNTTNNGGPTPPLSPNRVPPMHRLLSPTLFQPGAKPPAFLTYAPQPPTSQGGHGTSSPPDTQGQNQTQGKSKSCEFCGKIFKFQSNLIVHRRSHTGERPYKCHLCDHACSQASKLKRHMKTHMHNKSGSMSGSPEQGNRAEGGESEEKSREGDSRVMGMDNEEEEEEEEEEEEEEEEEEEELRNGSRPDSNLSEDSQEFSQNRENGPRQSPEDKPLSGDRVSDSGGVGIMHPYNHLDNHLKLNPNKRSLDRQPNGDGGERGGAERERENEREQDRERDEPEDHRPVMNGRISVSEAVSFPGLFQRRPTPITSPSPSNNKRIKIEKEQLDLPPTIPLISPENVYSQLLAGYAASRHFIREPFLGFTDSRQSPFATSSEHSSSETGSLRFSTPPGELMEVGSASGRSGSSTPHLLRGPGPGRPPSSKERRNDTCEYCGKVFKNCSNLTVHRRSHTGERPYKCDLCSYACAQSSKLTRHMKTHGQFGKEVYRCDICHMPFSVYSTLEKHMKKWHGEHLMASEVKLEQADRG; encoded by the exons ATGATAATCTCACAGGAGATGACTG AGTCCAATCATGATTCCGGGGCCGGATCTCCATCTCCGGAGCCATCCACCCCCAGCCCGCGGAGGGTGGGACTCGGGGAGCACGATCTGCTGACCTGCGGCCAGTGCCAGACCAACTTCCCCCTGGGCGACATCCTGGTTTTCATCGAGCACAAGCGACGTCTGTGCCGGGGGCCCGGAAACAGGCCGGGGTCCTTCTCCAAGCCTGGGGAGACTGGCGGGGTCACGGGCGTTGTCATCTCTCCCAGGGCCAGGTCGCTGGAGCTGGGTAGAAGGTCCATTCCGGTGGAGGTGGGCGTCCAGGTGACCCCCAGCGGGGAGGAGGATGTGGCGAGGAGCCTGACGCCGGCCAAGGGGATCTGCCcaaaacaggagagaggag ATAAAGATGAGCCATCCAGCTACATCTGCACGACCTGCAAGCAGACCTTCACCAGCGCCTGGTTCCTGCTCCAGCATGCCCAGCACACTCACGGCATCCGCATCTACCTGGACAACCACCCAGTCAACTGCTCCCTTACTCCCCGCATGGCTCTGCCTCCACCCCCGTGCGCTGATGCCCTGCCCCGCTCCCCTCTCCCCACGTTCCTTGGCGACACCAACAACCCGTTCCACCTCCTCCGCATGGCTGCGCCCCTGCTCAGGGAACACCCTCCTCCCCCGGGGTATTTGGAGACCCGGCTGCCTGCAACGCCGCCCTTTGTCAGCCCTCCACCGCCGCCTAGACCCCCTCTAGAGCGGCTGGGCCCCGAGGAGATGGGGCTGCTGTCCCAGCACCCCAGTGCCTTTGAGAGGGTGATGCGGATGACCCCCATGGAGCCTACTTCCATGGACTTCTCCCGACGTCTGAGGGAACTGGCGGGCAACACGACCAATAATGGGGGGCCCACACCTCCTCTCTCACCCAACCGTGTGCCACCCATGCACCGCCTGCTGAGTCCCACACTTTTCCAGCCTGGTGCCAAGCCCCCAGCGTTTCTCACCTACGCCCCACAGCCACCAACTTCTCAGGGGGGACACGGTACTTCCAGCCCTCCTGACACCCAGGGACAGAACCAGACCCAGGGGAAGTCCAAATCCTGTGAGTTCTGTGGCAAGATTTTCAAGTTCCAGAGCAACCTGATCGTCCACAGGCGCAGTCACACAGGAGAGAGGCCGTACAAGTGCCATCTATGTGATCATGCCTGTTCCCAGGCCAGCAAGCTTAAGAGGCACATGAAGACACATATGCACAACAAGTCTGGGTCCATGAGTGGCTCCCCAGAACAGGGAAAtagagcagagggaggagaaagtgaagaaaagagTCGAGAGGGTGATTCAAGAGTGATGGGGATGgacaatgaggaggaggaggaggaagaggaggaagaggaggaggaggaggaagaagaggaggaggaactaAGGAATGGAAGTCGGCCAGACTCCAACTTAAGTGAGGACTCCCAGGAGTTCAGCCAGAATAGGGAGAATGGTCCTCGACAGTCTCCTGAGGACAAACCCCTGAGCGGGGATAGAGTAAGTGACAGTGGTGGGGTGGGCATCATGCACCCGTACAACCACCTGGACAATCACCTTAAACTTAACCCTAACAAGAGAAGCCTGGACAGGCAACCTAATGGAGATGGTGGAGAGAGGGGcggagcagaaagagaaagagagaatgagagggagcAGGACAGAGAGCGAGATGAGCCGGAGGACCACAGGCCTGTGATGAACGGCAGGATCAGTGTATCCGAAGCAGTTTCCTTCCCTGGGCTGTTCCAGCGCCGGCCCACCCCCATCACCAGCCCAAGCCCCTCCAACAACAAGAGGATCAAGATAGAGAAGGAACAGCTGGACCTTCCCCCAACCATACCCCTCATCTCCCCTGAGAATGTCTACTCTCAGCTATTAGCTGGCTACGCTGCTTCACGCCACTTCATCAGAGAACCCTTCCTGGGATTCACAGATTCCCGTCAGTCGCCGTTCGCCACCTCCTCCGAGCACTCCTCCTCAGAGACGGGAAGCCTCCGCTTTTCCACCCCGCCCGGGGAGCTGATGGAGGTTGGGAGCGCCTCGGGCCGCAGCGGCAGCAGCACTCCTCACCTCCTGCGGGGACCTGGACCCGGCAGGCCCCCGAGCTCTAAGGAGAGGAGGAACGACACCTGCGAGTACTGTGGTAAGGTGTTCAAGAACTGCAGCAACCTGACGGTGCACCGGCGCAGCCACACAGGGGAACGGCCCTACAAGTGCGACCTGTGCAGCTACGCCTGCGCCCAGAGCTCCAAGCTGACACGCCACATGAAGACCCATGGGCAGTTTGGGAAGGAGGTGTACCGCTGCGACATCTGCCATATGCCCTTCAGCGTCTACAGCACGCTTGAGAAACACATGAAGAAATGGCATGGCGAACATTTGATGGCCAGCGAGGTCAAACTGGAGCAGGCGGACAGAGGTTAA
- the bcl11bb gene encoding B-cell lymphoma/leukemia 11B isoform X2, producing the protein MSRRKQVNPQHLSLTHRETIQESNHDSGAGSPSPEPSTPSPRRVGLGEHDLLTCGQCQTNFPLGDILVFIEHKRRLCRGPGNRPGSFSKPGETGGVTGVVISPRARSLELGRRSIPVEVGVQVTPSGEEDVARSLTPAKGICPKQERGDKDEPSSYICTTCKQTFTSAWFLLQHAQHTHGIRIYLDNHPVNCSLTPRMALPPPPCADALPRSPLPTFLGDTNNPFHLLRMAAPLLREHPPPPGYLETRLPATPPFVSPPPPPRPPLERLGPEEMGLLSQHPSAFERVMRMTPMEPTSMDFSRRLRELAGNTTNNGGPTPPLSPNRVPPMHRLLSPTLFQPGAKPPAFLTYAPQPPTSQGGHGTSSPPDTQGQNQTQGKSKSCEFCGKIFKFQSNLIVHRRSHTGERPYKCHLCDHACSQASKLKRHMKTHMHNKSGSMSGSPEQGNRAEGGESEEKSREGDSRVMGMDNEEEEEEEEEEEEEEEEEEEELRNGSRPDSNLSEDSQEFSQNRENGPRQSPEDKPLSGDRVSDSGGVGIMHPYNHLDNHLKLNPNKRSLDRQPNGDGGERGGAERERENEREQDRERDEPEDHRPVMNGRISVSEAVSFPGLFQRRPTPITSPSPSNNKRIKIEKEQLDLPPTIPLISPENVYSQLLAGYAASRHFIREPFLGFTDSRQSPFATSSEHSSSETGSLRFSTPPGELMEVGSASGRSGSSTPHLLRGPGPGRPPSSKERRNDTCEYCGKVFKNCSNLTVHRRSHTGERPYKCDLCSYACAQSSKLTRHMKTHGQFGKEVYRCDICHMPFSVYSTLEKHMKKWHGEHLMASEVKLEQADRG; encoded by the exons ATGTCCCGCCGCAAGCAGGTGAACCCGCAGCACTTATCGTTGACGCACAGGGAGACAATACAAG AGTCCAATCATGATTCCGGGGCCGGATCTCCATCTCCGGAGCCATCCACCCCCAGCCCGCGGAGGGTGGGACTCGGGGAGCACGATCTGCTGACCTGCGGCCAGTGCCAGACCAACTTCCCCCTGGGCGACATCCTGGTTTTCATCGAGCACAAGCGACGTCTGTGCCGGGGGCCCGGAAACAGGCCGGGGTCCTTCTCCAAGCCTGGGGAGACTGGCGGGGTCACGGGCGTTGTCATCTCTCCCAGGGCCAGGTCGCTGGAGCTGGGTAGAAGGTCCATTCCGGTGGAGGTGGGCGTCCAGGTGACCCCCAGCGGGGAGGAGGATGTGGCGAGGAGCCTGACGCCGGCCAAGGGGATCTGCCcaaaacaggagagaggag ATAAAGATGAGCCATCCAGCTACATCTGCACGACCTGCAAGCAGACCTTCACCAGCGCCTGGTTCCTGCTCCAGCATGCCCAGCACACTCACGGCATCCGCATCTACCTGGACAACCACCCAGTCAACTGCTCCCTTACTCCCCGCATGGCTCTGCCTCCACCCCCGTGCGCTGATGCCCTGCCCCGCTCCCCTCTCCCCACGTTCCTTGGCGACACCAACAACCCGTTCCACCTCCTCCGCATGGCTGCGCCCCTGCTCAGGGAACACCCTCCTCCCCCGGGGTATTTGGAGACCCGGCTGCCTGCAACGCCGCCCTTTGTCAGCCCTCCACCGCCGCCTAGACCCCCTCTAGAGCGGCTGGGCCCCGAGGAGATGGGGCTGCTGTCCCAGCACCCCAGTGCCTTTGAGAGGGTGATGCGGATGACCCCCATGGAGCCTACTTCCATGGACTTCTCCCGACGTCTGAGGGAACTGGCGGGCAACACGACCAATAATGGGGGGCCCACACCTCCTCTCTCACCCAACCGTGTGCCACCCATGCACCGCCTGCTGAGTCCCACACTTTTCCAGCCTGGTGCCAAGCCCCCAGCGTTTCTCACCTACGCCCCACAGCCACCAACTTCTCAGGGGGGACACGGTACTTCCAGCCCTCCTGACACCCAGGGACAGAACCAGACCCAGGGGAAGTCCAAATCCTGTGAGTTCTGTGGCAAGATTTTCAAGTTCCAGAGCAACCTGATCGTCCACAGGCGCAGTCACACAGGAGAGAGGCCGTACAAGTGCCATCTATGTGATCATGCCTGTTCCCAGGCCAGCAAGCTTAAGAGGCACATGAAGACACATATGCACAACAAGTCTGGGTCCATGAGTGGCTCCCCAGAACAGGGAAAtagagcagagggaggagaaagtgaagaaaagagTCGAGAGGGTGATTCAAGAGTGATGGGGATGgacaatgaggaggaggaggaggaagaggaggaagaggaggaggaggaggaagaagaggaggaggaactaAGGAATGGAAGTCGGCCAGACTCCAACTTAAGTGAGGACTCCCAGGAGTTCAGCCAGAATAGGGAGAATGGTCCTCGACAGTCTCCTGAGGACAAACCCCTGAGCGGGGATAGAGTAAGTGACAGTGGTGGGGTGGGCATCATGCACCCGTACAACCACCTGGACAATCACCTTAAACTTAACCCTAACAAGAGAAGCCTGGACAGGCAACCTAATGGAGATGGTGGAGAGAGGGGcggagcagaaagagaaagagagaatgagagggagcAGGACAGAGAGCGAGATGAGCCGGAGGACCACAGGCCTGTGATGAACGGCAGGATCAGTGTATCCGAAGCAGTTTCCTTCCCTGGGCTGTTCCAGCGCCGGCCCACCCCCATCACCAGCCCAAGCCCCTCCAACAACAAGAGGATCAAGATAGAGAAGGAACAGCTGGACCTTCCCCCAACCATACCCCTCATCTCCCCTGAGAATGTCTACTCTCAGCTATTAGCTGGCTACGCTGCTTCACGCCACTTCATCAGAGAACCCTTCCTGGGATTCACAGATTCCCGTCAGTCGCCGTTCGCCACCTCCTCCGAGCACTCCTCCTCAGAGACGGGAAGCCTCCGCTTTTCCACCCCGCCCGGGGAGCTGATGGAGGTTGGGAGCGCCTCGGGCCGCAGCGGCAGCAGCACTCCTCACCTCCTGCGGGGACCTGGACCCGGCAGGCCCCCGAGCTCTAAGGAGAGGAGGAACGACACCTGCGAGTACTGTGGTAAGGTGTTCAAGAACTGCAGCAACCTGACGGTGCACCGGCGCAGCCACACAGGGGAACGGCCCTACAAGTGCGACCTGTGCAGCTACGCCTGCGCCCAGAGCTCCAAGCTGACACGCCACATGAAGACCCATGGGCAGTTTGGGAAGGAGGTGTACCGCTGCGACATCTGCCATATGCCCTTCAGCGTCTACAGCACGCTTGAGAAACACATGAAGAAATGGCATGGCGAACATTTGATGGCCAGCGAGGTCAAACTGGAGCAGGCGGACAGAGGTTAA
- the bcl11bb gene encoding B-cell lymphoma/leukemia 11B isoform X1: MSRRKQVNPQHLSLTHRETIQAESNHDSGAGSPSPEPSTPSPRRVGLGEHDLLTCGQCQTNFPLGDILVFIEHKRRLCRGPGNRPGSFSKPGETGGVTGVVISPRARSLELGRRSIPVEVGVQVTPSGEEDVARSLTPAKGICPKQERGDKDEPSSYICTTCKQTFTSAWFLLQHAQHTHGIRIYLDNHPVNCSLTPRMALPPPPCADALPRSPLPTFLGDTNNPFHLLRMAAPLLREHPPPPGYLETRLPATPPFVSPPPPPRPPLERLGPEEMGLLSQHPSAFERVMRMTPMEPTSMDFSRRLRELAGNTTNNGGPTPPLSPNRVPPMHRLLSPTLFQPGAKPPAFLTYAPQPPTSQGGHGTSSPPDTQGQNQTQGKSKSCEFCGKIFKFQSNLIVHRRSHTGERPYKCHLCDHACSQASKLKRHMKTHMHNKSGSMSGSPEQGNRAEGGESEEKSREGDSRVMGMDNEEEEEEEEEEEEEEEEEEEELRNGSRPDSNLSEDSQEFSQNRENGPRQSPEDKPLSGDRVSDSGGVGIMHPYNHLDNHLKLNPNKRSLDRQPNGDGGERGGAERERENEREQDRERDEPEDHRPVMNGRISVSEAVSFPGLFQRRPTPITSPSPSNNKRIKIEKEQLDLPPTIPLISPENVYSQLLAGYAASRHFIREPFLGFTDSRQSPFATSSEHSSSETGSLRFSTPPGELMEVGSASGRSGSSTPHLLRGPGPGRPPSSKERRNDTCEYCGKVFKNCSNLTVHRRSHTGERPYKCDLCSYACAQSSKLTRHMKTHGQFGKEVYRCDICHMPFSVYSTLEKHMKKWHGEHLMASEVKLEQADRG, translated from the exons ATGTCCCGCCGCAAGCAGGTGAACCCGCAGCACTTATCGTTGACGCACAGGGAGACAATACAAG CAGAGTCCAATCATGATTCCGGGGCCGGATCTCCATCTCCGGAGCCATCCACCCCCAGCCCGCGGAGGGTGGGACTCGGGGAGCACGATCTGCTGACCTGCGGCCAGTGCCAGACCAACTTCCCCCTGGGCGACATCCTGGTTTTCATCGAGCACAAGCGACGTCTGTGCCGGGGGCCCGGAAACAGGCCGGGGTCCTTCTCCAAGCCTGGGGAGACTGGCGGGGTCACGGGCGTTGTCATCTCTCCCAGGGCCAGGTCGCTGGAGCTGGGTAGAAGGTCCATTCCGGTGGAGGTGGGCGTCCAGGTGACCCCCAGCGGGGAGGAGGATGTGGCGAGGAGCCTGACGCCGGCCAAGGGGATCTGCCcaaaacaggagagaggag ATAAAGATGAGCCATCCAGCTACATCTGCACGACCTGCAAGCAGACCTTCACCAGCGCCTGGTTCCTGCTCCAGCATGCCCAGCACACTCACGGCATCCGCATCTACCTGGACAACCACCCAGTCAACTGCTCCCTTACTCCCCGCATGGCTCTGCCTCCACCCCCGTGCGCTGATGCCCTGCCCCGCTCCCCTCTCCCCACGTTCCTTGGCGACACCAACAACCCGTTCCACCTCCTCCGCATGGCTGCGCCCCTGCTCAGGGAACACCCTCCTCCCCCGGGGTATTTGGAGACCCGGCTGCCTGCAACGCCGCCCTTTGTCAGCCCTCCACCGCCGCCTAGACCCCCTCTAGAGCGGCTGGGCCCCGAGGAGATGGGGCTGCTGTCCCAGCACCCCAGTGCCTTTGAGAGGGTGATGCGGATGACCCCCATGGAGCCTACTTCCATGGACTTCTCCCGACGTCTGAGGGAACTGGCGGGCAACACGACCAATAATGGGGGGCCCACACCTCCTCTCTCACCCAACCGTGTGCCACCCATGCACCGCCTGCTGAGTCCCACACTTTTCCAGCCTGGTGCCAAGCCCCCAGCGTTTCTCACCTACGCCCCACAGCCACCAACTTCTCAGGGGGGACACGGTACTTCCAGCCCTCCTGACACCCAGGGACAGAACCAGACCCAGGGGAAGTCCAAATCCTGTGAGTTCTGTGGCAAGATTTTCAAGTTCCAGAGCAACCTGATCGTCCACAGGCGCAGTCACACAGGAGAGAGGCCGTACAAGTGCCATCTATGTGATCATGCCTGTTCCCAGGCCAGCAAGCTTAAGAGGCACATGAAGACACATATGCACAACAAGTCTGGGTCCATGAGTGGCTCCCCAGAACAGGGAAAtagagcagagggaggagaaagtgaagaaaagagTCGAGAGGGTGATTCAAGAGTGATGGGGATGgacaatgaggaggaggaggaggaagaggaggaagaggaggaggaggaggaagaagaggaggaggaactaAGGAATGGAAGTCGGCCAGACTCCAACTTAAGTGAGGACTCCCAGGAGTTCAGCCAGAATAGGGAGAATGGTCCTCGACAGTCTCCTGAGGACAAACCCCTGAGCGGGGATAGAGTAAGTGACAGTGGTGGGGTGGGCATCATGCACCCGTACAACCACCTGGACAATCACCTTAAACTTAACCCTAACAAGAGAAGCCTGGACAGGCAACCTAATGGAGATGGTGGAGAGAGGGGcggagcagaaagagaaagagagaatgagagggagcAGGACAGAGAGCGAGATGAGCCGGAGGACCACAGGCCTGTGATGAACGGCAGGATCAGTGTATCCGAAGCAGTTTCCTTCCCTGGGCTGTTCCAGCGCCGGCCCACCCCCATCACCAGCCCAAGCCCCTCCAACAACAAGAGGATCAAGATAGAGAAGGAACAGCTGGACCTTCCCCCAACCATACCCCTCATCTCCCCTGAGAATGTCTACTCTCAGCTATTAGCTGGCTACGCTGCTTCACGCCACTTCATCAGAGAACCCTTCCTGGGATTCACAGATTCCCGTCAGTCGCCGTTCGCCACCTCCTCCGAGCACTCCTCCTCAGAGACGGGAAGCCTCCGCTTTTCCACCCCGCCCGGGGAGCTGATGGAGGTTGGGAGCGCCTCGGGCCGCAGCGGCAGCAGCACTCCTCACCTCCTGCGGGGACCTGGACCCGGCAGGCCCCCGAGCTCTAAGGAGAGGAGGAACGACACCTGCGAGTACTGTGGTAAGGTGTTCAAGAACTGCAGCAACCTGACGGTGCACCGGCGCAGCCACACAGGGGAACGGCCCTACAAGTGCGACCTGTGCAGCTACGCCTGCGCCCAGAGCTCCAAGCTGACACGCCACATGAAGACCCATGGGCAGTTTGGGAAGGAGGTGTACCGCTGCGACATCTGCCATATGCCCTTCAGCGTCTACAGCACGCTTGAGAAACACATGAAGAAATGGCATGGCGAACATTTGATGGCCAGCGAGGTCAAACTGGAGCAGGCGGACAGAGGTTAA